From Drosophila suzukii chromosome 2R, CBGP_Dsuzu_IsoJpt1.0, whole genome shotgun sequence, a single genomic window includes:
- the Cirl gene encoding latrophilin Cirl isoform X1 encodes MFPKSLSVLNSRCAHKQSCGVLAATSMFGDPCPGTHKYLEAHYQCISAAQTSTTTNRPSPPPWVLSNGPPIFGNGSGLIHPPGVGGGPPPPPRLPTLPGVVGISGNPGLFNVPPQHTAVTHSTPSSSTAAVGGGRLKGVATSTTTTKHPAGRHDGLPPPPQLHHHHNHHGEEAAAPTKPSSKLPAAGNATAPSNTRILTGVGGSGTDDGTLLTTKSSPNRPLGTAASGSAVSGNNSVVRTINNINLNAAGMSGGDDESKLFCGPTHARNLFWNMTRVGDVNVQPCPGGAAGIAKWRCVLMKRMPDSGYDEYDDDPSSTTPAPSGGDCLHNSSSCEPPVSMAHKVNQRLRNFEPTWHPMTPDLTQCRSLWLNNLEMRVNQRDSSLISIANDMSEVTSSKTLYGGDMLVTTKIIQTVSEKMLHDKETFPDQRQREAMIMELLHCVVKTGSNLLDESQLSSWLDLNPEDQMRVATSLLTGLEYNAFLLADTIIRERSVVQKVKNILLSVRVLETKTIQSSVVFPDSDQWPLSSDRIELPRAALIDNSEGGLVRIVFAAFDRLESILKPSYDHFDLKSSRSYVRNTAILSNDSDANAGEIQQRLRILNSKVISASLGKGRHIQLSQPITLTLKHLKTENVTNPTCVFWNYIDHAWSANGCSLESTNRTHSVCKCNHLTNFAILMDVVDEHQHSLFTMFDGNMRIFIYISIAICVVFIVIALLTLKLFNGVFVKSARTSIYTSIYLCLLAIELLFLLGIEQTETSIFCGFITIFLHCAILSGTAWFCYEAFHSYSTLTSDELLLEVDQTPKVNCYYLLSYGLSLSVVAISLVIDPSTYTQNDYCVLMEANALFYATFVIPVLIFFVAAIGYTFLSWIIMCRKSRTGLKTKEHTRLASVRFDIRCSFVFLLLLSAVWCSAYFYLRGAKMDEDTADVYGYSFICFNTLLGLYIFVFHCIQNEKIRREYRKYVRQHAWLPKCLRCSKTSISSGIVAGNGPTAGTLCSVSTSKKPKLPLGVSEEAHDDPQQPQQAGVPVTEDAIMGASSDCELNEAQQRRTLKSGLMTGTLQAPPQTLGGHVVLERGSTLRSTGHASPTSSAGPTHLIFAHKQQQQQQQQGPLGESYYHQPDYYSWKQPPTGAGGLKAQREYYNNTGAAASSPQQAHEVFYWTQKPNSGQHGKKKRGAGGVPASPSGSLHSRTAAASQVLFYPSYKKTKPGQATGYPQYAEALDPPQATGNAAAYYQQQQQLRRQQQHHQQQQQQQLSSDEEQAEQHAHLLHLQRRAGGQQQLPAPPPHMAQYQQEFMQRQYRNKHSNCDLGVGDAYYNQGSVGGADGPVYEEILSNRNSDAQHYEVGDFDVDEVYNNSVGTGVFNSMRAAVAAGGSRYGGGSLSGGSVSSRSQQQQLQKQQQQQQSLAQQRSARRCTADDDDDDEDEEEDEEATAAEQLHDSVCDEDEEDESDLEDDAHGLPPQSDERMRRLMAMQDEDFKRRFQRQLRKHGAPLDYGALPPGTAPGAGPHPEHNGAVFGVSGGVGEGSMRGAFRQQQQQILTAKSPAGRLAVNELFGNHGIAGPPLPPANQTPAQKRQQLQKLSPQSTTSSSSHTSHSNPNPHPHQLTQPHPHQHPPHHQQRHLSAMLDENNTVRCYLEPLAK; translated from the exons ATGTTTCCAAAGTCACTAAGCGTACTCAACTCAAG ATGTGCCCACAAGCAGAGCTGCGGCGTGCTGGCAGCCACGAGCATGTTTGGCGATCCCTGTCCCGGAACCCACAAATATCTGGAGGCGCATTACCAATGCATTAGTGCTGCCCAAACCTCGACGACGACTAACAGGCCGAGCCCGCCGCCGTGGGTCCTCAGCAATGGTCCGCCGATCTTTGGCAACGGCAGTGGCCTGATCCATCCGCCTGGAGTCGGAGGAGGTCCGCCGCCACCGCCGCGACTTCCCACGCTGCCCGGAGTGGTGGGAATCAGCGGGAATCCTGGACTGTTCAACGTGCCGCCGCAACACACGGCCGTTACCCACTCCACGCCTTCGAGCAGCACTGCAGCTGTGGGCGGCGGGCGTCTTAAGGGCGTGGCCACCTCCACGACGACCACCAAGCACCCAGCTGGTCGCCACGATGGACTGCCTCCGCCTCCGCAACTACACCACCATCACAACCACCACGGCGAAGAGGCCGCCGCACCCACCAAGCCGAGCAGTAAGCTTCCAGCTGCCGGCAATGCCACTGCTCCCTCCAACACCCGCATCCTTACGGGAGTTGGAGGATCCGGAACTGATGATGGAACCCTCTTGACCACAAAGAGCTCCCCCAATCGACCGCTTGGCACTGCGGCCAGTGGATCCGCCGTCTCTGGGAATAACAGCGTGGTTCGaaccatcaacaacatcaaTTTGAATGCAGCTGGGATGTCCGGAGGCGATGATGAGTCCAAGCTGTTCTGCGGACCCACTCATGCCCGGAATCTTTTCTGGAACATGACCCGTGTGGGCGATGTTAATGTCCAACCCTGTCCTGGCGGGGCAGCCGGTATAGCCAAGTGGCGTTGTGTGCTGATGAAGCGGATGCCGGACTCTGGTTACGATGAGTACGATGATGATCCGAGCTCTACAACTCCAGCCCCTAGCGGAGGAGACTGCCTgcacaacagcagcagctgcgAGCCGCCAGTGAGCATGGCACACAAGGTAAACCAGCGCCTGCGCAACTTCGAGCCCACCTGGCATCCCATGACTCCGGATCTGACGCAGTGCCGCAGCCTCTGGCTGAACAATTTGGAAATGCGGGTCAACCAGCGGGACTCCTCCCTGATCTCCATTGCCAACGACATGTCCGAGGTCACCAGTAGCAAAACGCTTTACGGTGGTGATATGCTGGTCACCACGAAGATTATCCAAACGGTGTCCGAAAAGATGCTGCACGACAAGGAGACCTTCCCGGATCAGCGGCAGCGCGAGGCCATGATCATGGAGCTGTTGCATTGCGTGGTCAAAACTGGCTCCAACCTGTTGGACGAGTCCCAGCTGTCCTCGTGGTTGGACCTTAATCCAGAAGACCAAATGCGCGTGGCCACGTCTTTGCTAACTGGTCTAGAGTACAATGCCTTCCTGCTGGCGGATACGATTATCAGGGAGCGCAGTGTGGTGCAGAaggtcaagaatatat TACTTTCCGTGCGAGTGCTGGAAACCAAGACCATCCAGTCCAGCGTTGTCTTCCCGGACTCGGATCAGTGGCCTTTGAGTTCCGATCGCATTGAATTGCCCCGAGCAGCGCTGATCGATAACAGTGAAGGCGGCCTGGTGCGCATCGTATTCGCAGCCTTCGATCGTCTGGAGTCTATCCTCAAACCCAGCTACGACCATTTCGACCTGAAGAGCTCTCGCAGCTACG TTCGCAATACAGCTATCCTGAGCAACGACAGCGATGCCAATGCGGGGGAGATCCAGCAACGGCTTCGCATTCTGAACAGTAAGGTGATCTCGGCCAGCCTGGGCAAGGGCCGCCACATACAACTCTCCCAGCCCATAACCCTGACCCTAAAGCATCTAAAGACCGAAAATGTGACGAATCCCACCTGCGTGTTCTGGAACTATATTGACCA TGCCTGGTCTGCCAACGGTTGCAGCTTGGAGTCGACGAATCGCACCCACAGCGTCTGCAAATGCAACCACCTGACCAACTTTGCCATACTCATGGACGTGGTGGACGAGCACCAGCACTCGCTGTTCACCATGTTCGACGGCAACATGCGAATCTTCATCTACATCAGCATCGCCATCTGCGTGGTGTTCATTGTGATTGCCCTGCTGACGCTGAAGCTGTTCAACGGGGTCTTTGTGAAG TCCGCCCGCACCTCGATCTATACCAGCATTTACCTTTGTCTGCTGGCCATCGAGCTGCTCTTTCTTCTGGGCATTGAACAGACCGAAACAAGCATTTTCTGCGGCTTCATAACCATTTTCCTCCACTGTGCCATTTTATCTGGCACCGCCTGGTTCTGCTACGAAG CCTTCCACTCGTACTCCACCCTCACTTCGGATGAGCTCCTACTGGAGGTGGATCAGACGcccaaagtgaactgctattACCTGTTGTCATACGGATTGTCGTTAAGCGTGGTGGCCATCTCGTTGGTTATCGACCCCAGCACCTATACCCAGAACGATTATTGCGTGCTGATGGAAGCAAATGCCCTGTTTTATGCCACCTTTGTGATACCAGTGCTTATCTTCTTCGTG GCTGCCATTGGCTATACATTCCTGTCTTGGATCATCATGTGCCGCAAGAGTCGCACTGGTCTGAAGACCAAGGAGCATACTCGACTGGCTAGCGTGCG CTTCGACATACGGTGCTCCTTTGTATTCCTCTTGCTGCTCAGCGCCGTTTGGTGCTCTGCCTACTTCTATTTGCGAGGCGCCAAAATGGACGAGGACACGGCTGATGTTTATGGCTATAGTTTCATCTGCTTTAACACACTACTGGGACTCTATATCTTCGTGTTCCACTGCATCCAGAACGAGAAGATTCGAAGGGAGTATCGCAAGTATGTGAGACAGCACGCCTGGTTGCCAAAATGCCTGCGCTGCTCCAAGACCTCCATTTCCTCGGGCATTGTGGCGGGCAATGGACCTACGGCCGGAACCCTCTGCAGCGTGTCTACCTCAAAGAAGCCCAAGCTGCCACTGGGAGTGAGCGAAGAGGCGCATGATGATCCCCAGCAGCCACAGCAGGCGGGAGTCCCCGTCACCGAAGATGCCATAATGGGAGCCAGTTCTGATTGTGAGCTTAATGAAGCCCAGCAAAGAAGGACTCTGAAGAGTGGACTGATGACAGGCACCCTCCAGGCGCCACCGCAGACACTTGGCGGACACGTGGTCCTCGAAAGAGGAAGTACCTTGCGGTCCACCGGTCATGCTTCACCGACCAGCTCTGCCGGACCCACGCACCTCATCTTCGCCCAcaagcagcaacagcagcagcaacaacaaggaCCTCTGGGCGAGTCGTACTACCATCAGCCGGACTACTACAGCTGGAAGCAACCCCCAACTGGAGCCGGAGGATTGAAGGCCCAGCGGGAGTACTACAACAATACAGGAGCAGCTGCCTCATCGCCGCAGCAGGCACACGAGGTATTTTACTGGACTCAGAAGCCGAACAGCGGCCAGCATGGCAAAAAGAAGAGGGGTGCCGGTGGGGTTCCCGCCTCGCCGAGTGGATCACTGCACAGTCGCACAGCCGCCGCCTCCCAGGTGCTCTTCTATCCCTCGTACAAGAAGACCAAGCCGGGCCAGGCAACCGGTTATCCGCAATACGCGGAGGCGTTGGACCCACCACAAGCCACTGGCAACGCGGCTGCCTActaccagcagcagcaacagttgcgtcgccagcagcaacatcaccagcaacaacagcagcagcaactctCCTCGGACGAGGAACAGGCCGAGCAACACGCTCACTTGTTGCACCTGCAACGACGAGCTGGTGGCCAGCAGCAGCTCCCCGCTCCACCGCCACACATGGCGCAGTACCAGCAGGAGTTCATGCAGCGCCAATATAGAAATAAGCATTCCAACTGTGATCTTGGCGTGGGCGATGCCTACTACAACCAGGGCAGCGTCGGCGGCGCGGATGGGCCGGTGTACGAGGAGATCCTCAGCAACCGCAACTCGGATGCGCAGCACTACGAGGTGGGTGACTTTGATGTGGACGAGGTGTACAACAATAGCGTTGGCACCGGCGTTTTCAACAGCATGCGAGCCGCAGTGGCCGCCGGCGGGAGTCGCTATGGCGGCGGAAGCCTCAGTGGCGGCAGTGTCTCGTCCAGGagccaacagcagcagctccagaagcagcagcagcagcaacagtcgCTGGCCCAACAAAGATCGGCTCGGCGCTGCACGGCAGACGATGATGACGAcgacgaggacgaggaggaAGATGAGGAGGCAACGGCCGCGGAGCAATTGCACGACAGCGTCTGTgatgaggatgaggaggaCGAGAGCGACTTGGAGGACGATGCTCATGGACTGCCACCCCAGAGCGATGAGCGCATGCGGCGCCTGATGGCGATGCAGGACGAGGACTTTAAGCGGCGGTTTCA
- the Cirl gene encoding latrophilin Cirl isoform X3 — MLPTILSISYVHISLDPKFSKYQTAYACEGKKLTIECDPGDVINLIRANYGRFSITICNDHGNVEWSVNCMFPKSLSVLNSRCAHKQSCGVLAATSMFGDPCPGTHKYLEAHYQCISAAQTSTTTNRPSPPPWVLSNGPPIFGNGSGLIHPPGVGGGPPPPPRLPTLPGVVGISGNPGLFNVPPQHTAVTHSTPSSSTAAVGGGRLKGVATSTTTTKHPAGRHDGLPPPPQLHHHHNHHGEEAAAPTKPSSKLPAAGNATAPSNTRILTGVGGSGTDDGTLLTTKSSPNRPLGTAASGSAVSGNNSVVRTINNINLNAAGMSGGDDESKLFCGPTHARNLFWNMTRVGDVNVQPCPGGAAGIAKWRCVLMKRMPDSGYDEYDDDPSSTTPAPSGGDCLHNSSSCEPPVSMAHKVNQRLRNFEPTWHPMTPDLTQCRSLWLNNLEMRVNQRDSSLISIANDMSEVTSSKTLYGGDMLVTTKIIQTVSEKMLHDKETFPDQRQREAMIMELLHCVVKTGSNLLDESQLSSWLDLNPEDQMRVATSLLTGLEYNAFLLADTIIRERSVVQKVKNILLSVRVLETKTIQSSVVFPDSDQWPLSSDRIELPRAALIDNSEGGLVRIVFAAFDRLESILKPSYDHFDLKSSRSYVRNTAILSNDSDANAGEIQQRLRILNSKVISASLGKGRHIQLSQPITLTLKHLKTENVTNPTCVFWNYIDHAWSANGCSLESTNRTHSVCKCNHLTNFAILMDVVDEHQHSLFTMFDGNMRIFIYISIAICVVFIVIALLTLKLFNGVFVKSARTSIYTSIYLCLLAIELLFLLGIEQTETSIFCGFITIFLHCAILSGTAWFCYEAFHSYSTLTSDELLLEVDQTPKVNCYYLLSYGLSLSVVAISLVIDPSTYTQNDYCVLMEANALFYATFVIPVLIFFVAAIGYTFLSWIIMCRKSRTGLKTKEHTRLASVRFDIRCSFVFLLLLSAVWCSAYFYLRGAKMDEDTADVYGYSFICFNTLLGLYIFVFHCIQNEKIRREYRKYVRQHAWLPKCLRCSKTSISSGIVAGNGPTAGTLCSVSTSKKPKLPLGVSEEAHDDPQQPQQAGVPVTEDAIMGASSDCELNEAQQRRTLKSGLMTGTLQAPPQTLGGHVVLERGSTLRSTGHASPTSSAGPTHLIFAHKQQQQQQQQGPLGESYYHQPDYYSWKQPPTGAGGLKAQREYYNNTGAAASSPQQAHEVFYWTQKPNSGQHGKKKRGAGGVPASPSGSLHSRTAAASQVLFYPSYKKTKPGQATGYPQYAEALDPPQATGNAAAYYQQQQQLRRQQQHHQQQQQQQLSSDEEQAEQHAHLLHLQRRAGGQQQLPAPPPHMAQYQQEFMQRQYRNKHSNCDLGVGDAYYNQGSVGGADGPVYEEILSNRNSDAQHYEVGDFDVDEVYNNSVGTGVFNSMRAAVAAGGSRYGGGSLSGGSVSSRSQQQQLQKQQQQQQSLAQQRSARRCTADDDDDDEDEEEDEEATAAEQLHDSVCDEDEEDESDLEDDAHGLPPQSDERMRRLMAMQDEDFKRRFQRQLRKHGAPLDYGALPPGTAPGAGPHPEHNGAVFGVSGGVGEGSMRGAFRQQQQQILTAKSPAGRLAVNELFGNHGIAGPPLPPANQTPAQKRQQLQKLSPQSTTSSSSHTSHSNPNPHPHQLTQPHPHQHPPHHQQRHLSAMLDENNTVRCYLEPLAK; from the exons ATGCTACCAACCATATTGTCTATATCCTATGTGCATATATCACTAGATCCTAAGT TTTCCAAGTACCAAACCGCCTACGCCTGCGAAGGTAAGAAACTGACCATTGAGTGCGATCCTGGAGATGTGATCAACCTGATACGGGCCAACTACGGCCGCTTCTCCATCACCATCTGCAATGACCATGGGAATGTCGAGTGGAGTGTCAACTGCATGTTTCCAAAGTCACTAAGCGTACTCAACTCAAG ATGTGCCCACAAGCAGAGCTGCGGCGTGCTGGCAGCCACGAGCATGTTTGGCGATCCCTGTCCCGGAACCCACAAATATCTGGAGGCGCATTACCAATGCATTAGTGCTGCCCAAACCTCGACGACGACTAACAGGCCGAGCCCGCCGCCGTGGGTCCTCAGCAATGGTCCGCCGATCTTTGGCAACGGCAGTGGCCTGATCCATCCGCCTGGAGTCGGAGGAGGTCCGCCGCCACCGCCGCGACTTCCCACGCTGCCCGGAGTGGTGGGAATCAGCGGGAATCCTGGACTGTTCAACGTGCCGCCGCAACACACGGCCGTTACCCACTCCACGCCTTCGAGCAGCACTGCAGCTGTGGGCGGCGGGCGTCTTAAGGGCGTGGCCACCTCCACGACGACCACCAAGCACCCAGCTGGTCGCCACGATGGACTGCCTCCGCCTCCGCAACTACACCACCATCACAACCACCACGGCGAAGAGGCCGCCGCACCCACCAAGCCGAGCAGTAAGCTTCCAGCTGCCGGCAATGCCACTGCTCCCTCCAACACCCGCATCCTTACGGGAGTTGGAGGATCCGGAACTGATGATGGAACCCTCTTGACCACAAAGAGCTCCCCCAATCGACCGCTTGGCACTGCGGCCAGTGGATCCGCCGTCTCTGGGAATAACAGCGTGGTTCGaaccatcaacaacatcaaTTTGAATGCAGCTGGGATGTCCGGAGGCGATGATGAGTCCAAGCTGTTCTGCGGACCCACTCATGCCCGGAATCTTTTCTGGAACATGACCCGTGTGGGCGATGTTAATGTCCAACCCTGTCCTGGCGGGGCAGCCGGTATAGCCAAGTGGCGTTGTGTGCTGATGAAGCGGATGCCGGACTCTGGTTACGATGAGTACGATGATGATCCGAGCTCTACAACTCCAGCCCCTAGCGGAGGAGACTGCCTgcacaacagcagcagctgcgAGCCGCCAGTGAGCATGGCACACAAGGTAAACCAGCGCCTGCGCAACTTCGAGCCCACCTGGCATCCCATGACTCCGGATCTGACGCAGTGCCGCAGCCTCTGGCTGAACAATTTGGAAATGCGGGTCAACCAGCGGGACTCCTCCCTGATCTCCATTGCCAACGACATGTCCGAGGTCACCAGTAGCAAAACGCTTTACGGTGGTGATATGCTGGTCACCACGAAGATTATCCAAACGGTGTCCGAAAAGATGCTGCACGACAAGGAGACCTTCCCGGATCAGCGGCAGCGCGAGGCCATGATCATGGAGCTGTTGCATTGCGTGGTCAAAACTGGCTCCAACCTGTTGGACGAGTCCCAGCTGTCCTCGTGGTTGGACCTTAATCCAGAAGACCAAATGCGCGTGGCCACGTCTTTGCTAACTGGTCTAGAGTACAATGCCTTCCTGCTGGCGGATACGATTATCAGGGAGCGCAGTGTGGTGCAGAaggtcaagaatatat TACTTTCCGTGCGAGTGCTGGAAACCAAGACCATCCAGTCCAGCGTTGTCTTCCCGGACTCGGATCAGTGGCCTTTGAGTTCCGATCGCATTGAATTGCCCCGAGCAGCGCTGATCGATAACAGTGAAGGCGGCCTGGTGCGCATCGTATTCGCAGCCTTCGATCGTCTGGAGTCTATCCTCAAACCCAGCTACGACCATTTCGACCTGAAGAGCTCTCGCAGCTACG TTCGCAATACAGCTATCCTGAGCAACGACAGCGATGCCAATGCGGGGGAGATCCAGCAACGGCTTCGCATTCTGAACAGTAAGGTGATCTCGGCCAGCCTGGGCAAGGGCCGCCACATACAACTCTCCCAGCCCATAACCCTGACCCTAAAGCATCTAAAGACCGAAAATGTGACGAATCCCACCTGCGTGTTCTGGAACTATATTGACCA TGCCTGGTCTGCCAACGGTTGCAGCTTGGAGTCGACGAATCGCACCCACAGCGTCTGCAAATGCAACCACCTGACCAACTTTGCCATACTCATGGACGTGGTGGACGAGCACCAGCACTCGCTGTTCACCATGTTCGACGGCAACATGCGAATCTTCATCTACATCAGCATCGCCATCTGCGTGGTGTTCATTGTGATTGCCCTGCTGACGCTGAAGCTGTTCAACGGGGTCTTTGTGAAG TCCGCCCGCACCTCGATCTATACCAGCATTTACCTTTGTCTGCTGGCCATCGAGCTGCTCTTTCTTCTGGGCATTGAACAGACCGAAACAAGCATTTTCTGCGGCTTCATAACCATTTTCCTCCACTGTGCCATTTTATCTGGCACCGCCTGGTTCTGCTACGAAG CCTTCCACTCGTACTCCACCCTCACTTCGGATGAGCTCCTACTGGAGGTGGATCAGACGcccaaagtgaactgctattACCTGTTGTCATACGGATTGTCGTTAAGCGTGGTGGCCATCTCGTTGGTTATCGACCCCAGCACCTATACCCAGAACGATTATTGCGTGCTGATGGAAGCAAATGCCCTGTTTTATGCCACCTTTGTGATACCAGTGCTTATCTTCTTCGTG GCTGCCATTGGCTATACATTCCTGTCTTGGATCATCATGTGCCGCAAGAGTCGCACTGGTCTGAAGACCAAGGAGCATACTCGACTGGCTAGCGTGCG CTTCGACATACGGTGCTCCTTTGTATTCCTCTTGCTGCTCAGCGCCGTTTGGTGCTCTGCCTACTTCTATTTGCGAGGCGCCAAAATGGACGAGGACACGGCTGATGTTTATGGCTATAGTTTCATCTGCTTTAACACACTACTGGGACTCTATATCTTCGTGTTCCACTGCATCCAGAACGAGAAGATTCGAAGGGAGTATCGCAAGTATGTGAGACAGCACGCCTGGTTGCCAAAATGCCTGCGCTGCTCCAAGACCTCCATTTCCTCGGGCATTGTGGCGGGCAATGGACCTACGGCCGGAACCCTCTGCAGCGTGTCTACCTCAAAGAAGCCCAAGCTGCCACTGGGAGTGAGCGAAGAGGCGCATGATGATCCCCAGCAGCCACAGCAGGCGGGAGTCCCCGTCACCGAAGATGCCATAATGGGAGCCAGTTCTGATTGTGAGCTTAATGAAGCCCAGCAAAGAAGGACTCTGAAGAGTGGACTGATGACAGGCACCCTCCAGGCGCCACCGCAGACACTTGGCGGACACGTGGTCCTCGAAAGAGGAAGTACCTTGCGGTCCACCGGTCATGCTTCACCGACCAGCTCTGCCGGACCCACGCACCTCATCTTCGCCCAcaagcagcaacagcagcagcaacaacaaggaCCTCTGGGCGAGTCGTACTACCATCAGCCGGACTACTACAGCTGGAAGCAACCCCCAACTGGAGCCGGAGGATTGAAGGCCCAGCGGGAGTACTACAACAATACAGGAGCAGCTGCCTCATCGCCGCAGCAGGCACACGAGGTATTTTACTGGACTCAGAAGCCGAACAGCGGCCAGCATGGCAAAAAGAAGAGGGGTGCCGGTGGGGTTCCCGCCTCGCCGAGTGGATCACTGCACAGTCGCACAGCCGCCGCCTCCCAGGTGCTCTTCTATCCCTCGTACAAGAAGACCAAGCCGGGCCAGGCAACCGGTTATCCGCAATACGCGGAGGCGTTGGACCCACCACAAGCCACTGGCAACGCGGCTGCCTActaccagcagcagcaacagttgcgtcgccagcagcaacatcaccagcaacaacagcagcagcaactctCCTCGGACGAGGAACAGGCCGAGCAACACGCTCACTTGTTGCACCTGCAACGACGAGCTGGTGGCCAGCAGCAGCTCCCCGCTCCACCGCCACACATGGCGCAGTACCAGCAGGAGTTCATGCAGCGCCAATATAGAAATAAGCATTCCAACTGTGATCTTGGCGTGGGCGATGCCTACTACAACCAGGGCAGCGTCGGCGGCGCGGATGGGCCGGTGTACGAGGAGATCCTCAGCAACCGCAACTCGGATGCGCAGCACTACGAGGTGGGTGACTTTGATGTGGACGAGGTGTACAACAATAGCGTTGGCACCGGCGTTTTCAACAGCATGCGAGCCGCAGTGGCCGCCGGCGGGAGTCGCTATGGCGGCGGAAGCCTCAGTGGCGGCAGTGTCTCGTCCAGGagccaacagcagcagctccagaagcagcagcagcagcaacagtcgCTGGCCCAACAAAGATCGGCTCGGCGCTGCACGGCAGACGATGATGACGAcgacgaggacgaggaggaAGATGAGGAGGCAACGGCCGCGGAGCAATTGCACGACAGCGTCTGTgatgaggatgaggaggaCGAGAGCGACTTGGAGGACGATGCTCATGGACTGCCACCCCAGAGCGATGAGCGCATGCGGCGCCTGATGGCGATGCAGGACGAGGACTTTAAGCGGCGGTTTCA